The sequence AAAAATGACAAAAAAAATTAAGTACTTTTTATTTTTACTTACCAATCAACCTTTTAATGTCATTTAATTTATTTAGGGCTTCGACCGGCGTCAGGTTATTGATGTCACATTTTACAATTTCATCCCTGATTTGTTTGAGTACAGGATCGTCCAGCTGGAATATGCTGAGCTGGTAACCTTCCCTGCTGGATGCCAGTTTCTTAACCGGTTTGGTCAATGCCTTATTATTGCCATTTGAATTTTCAAGCTGGGCAAGTATTTCATTAGCCCGGTTGACCACACTCTTAGGCATGCCGGCAATTTTTGCCACATGAATTCCAAAACTGTGTTCGCTGCCTCCCCTGACCAGTTTACGCAGAAAAATAATCTTATCGTTTAATTCTTTAATAGAGATGTTGTAGTTTTTCACCCGGGGGAAGGATTTCTCCATTTCATTCAACTCATGATAGTGAGTGGCAAAAAGGGTTTTGGACTGAGCACCTGGATGTTCATGGATATATTCCACCATAGCCCAGGCAATGGATATCCCGTCGTAGGTACTGGTTCCCCTGCCAATTTCATCCAGAAGTATAAGGCTGCGGGGCGAAATGTTGTTCAGAATGCTTGCTGCCTCGGTCATTTCGACCATAAAGGTGGATTCGCCCATGGAAAGGTTATCGGATGCCCCAACCCTTGTGAATATTTTATCTACCACACCAATGGTGGCTGCTTCGGCCGGTACAAAACAGCCTATTTGGGCCATTAATACGATCAGTGCTGTTTGCCTTAGCAACGCCGATTTCCCGGACATATTGGGACCGGTAAGGATGATAATTTGCTGATCATTGCTGTCCAACAGGAGGTCGTTGGGAATATATTGTTCTCCCAATGGAAGTTGTTTTTCTATGACCGGATGGCGGCCCTGCCTGATGTCAATTACTTCCGAATCATTCACTGTGGGACGAACGTAATGGTTGGCTGTTGAAACCGTTGCAAACGACTGCAGGCAGTCGATACGGGCTATCATCGAAGCATTGAGCTGTATAGCCGGGATATATTCGGTGACACTCATCACCAGGTCGTTGAACAAATTCTGTTCAAGAGTCAGTATCTTTTCTTCGGCGCCCAGAATTTTTGATTCGTATTCTTTAAGTTCCTCGGTGATGTATCGTTCGGCATTAACCAGGGTCTGTTTGCGTATCCATCCCTGTGGTACCCTGTTTTTATATGTGTTGCGTACCTCAATATAATATCCAAAAACATTGTTGTAGGCAACTTTGAGTGAGGCAATTCCGGTCTTTTTTATTTCTCTTTCCTGAAGGTGGAGCAGGTAATCTTTACCGGAATGACAAATCTCGCGCAATTCATCCAGTTCCTGCGATACTCCTGAGGCGATCACATTTCCTTTGACGACCAAATTGGGTGGATCGGCCTGAATTTCTTTGGCAATCCGTTCACGAATAATGGCGCAGGGATTCAATTGTTCTGAAATCCTGCACAGGGTGGTTTCGCCGGTTTGCAGGCACATAGACTTCAGAGGTTCAATGGCACCAAGGGCAACCTTCAGCTGTACCATCTCTCTGGGAGAAATCCTGTTGACGGCTACTTTGGAAATGATGCGCTCGAGATCTCCTATTTGCTTGAGTTGCCCATTGATCTGACTGCCGGTTTCAGGATGGTTTACCAGGTAATCTGCTACATTGAGCCTGTCGTTGATGGGCTGCACATCTTTTAGTGGAAGCGAAACCCATCGTTTCAACAAACGTGACCCCATGGGCGTTATGGTCCGGTCGATTATATCTATAAATGTTTTTGCCCCTTCATTCATGGAGTGAAACAACTCCAGGTTACGTATCGTAAATTTATCGAGCCAGACGTAACGTTCTCCCTCAATCCTGGAAAGTTTCGAAATATGCCCTGTTTGGGTGTGTTCAGTGAGGTCGAGATATTGCAATATGGCCCCCGAGGCAATAATTCCATTATGCAGGTTTTGTACCCCGAAACCTTTAAGGGAATTGGTCTGAAAATGTTTCAATAGCTTTTCCGTAGCAGTCTCTTCGGTGTAAATCCACTCATCCAGCTTGGTAACATAATATTTATTCCCGAAATAGTTTTCAAATTCCTTTTGCCTGCTTTTCTCAATCAGTACTTCCTTTGGGGCAAAATTGCCCAGCAGTTTGTCTACATATTCGAAATTGCCTTCAGCAGTGAGGAATTCACCTGTGGAGATATCCAGGAAAGCAACGCCAGTGTTTTGTTTATCCATAAAAATACTGGCCAGGAAATTATTTTCCTTATTCTCCAGGATATTTTCATTATAAGCCACCCCGGGGGTGACCAGTTCAGTAATACCACGCTTTACAAGTGTTTTGGTCAGCTTTGGATCTTCGAGCTGGTCGCAGATGGCTACCCGTTGTCCGGCCCTTACCAGCTTGGGGAGATAGGTATCAAGAGCATGATAAGGGAAACCGGCTAATTCAACCGACTGCGCATAGCCGTTGGCTTTGTGGGTAAGGACAATACCTAAAATCTCGGAAGCTTTGACGGCATCGCTGCCAAAGGTCTCGTAAAAGTCGCCTACTCTGAAAAGTAAAACAGCATCGGGATATTTCCGTTTGACGTTGTAGTATTGCTTCATCAAAGGTGTATCGGCATGTTTGCTATTTTCTGACAATGTATATGAGGTAATTAATGGTTAGACGAAAAATAAATTTCGCAGTTGCCATACAATCTGCGTAAATTCTGTAAAGGTAAAAATTTTGCAATTTTTTTCAAAAAAGGTTTTATTTTGAATTATCAGTGTCCGGGAGAAATAAAAAGATTCCTCGCTATGCCCGGAATGATAAAAAGTTCATAATTGTTTACATTTGGAGGGGTGGGTTTGCAGCATTGCCGCAAACCAATCCCTCCAAGTATCTATAAATAATTGTCATCTTGAGCGTAATGATATGTAGCGAAAGATCTTTAAGCTATATTGAAATTTTAATCGGACAATAATAATTTTGAATATAGAAACTATTTAGATTTAAAAATATGATCATTGATATTCTCCAAGAAATGGAATTCCTCTCTTCAATTCTGCACACAAAGGCGGAGAACCAAAATATAAAGAGGGTTTGAAGCAGCCGAGATAGTTCGATTGAATTAATGATAAAGGATGAATGTCCTAAAACTTTATAACAATTCACCGGTCAATTATAGCCTCTTCTGAAAAGGTGGAGGTTGATGGGCAATCATGCCCCTTAAATTTCATTCC comes from Bacteroidota bacterium and encodes:
- the mutS gene encoding DNA mismatch repair protein MutS, giving the protein MKQYYNVKRKYPDAVLLFRVGDFYETFGSDAVKASEILGIVLTHKANGYAQSVELAGFPYHALDTYLPKLVRAGQRVAICDQLEDPKLTKTLVKRGITELVTPGVAYNENILENKENNFLASIFMDKQNTGVAFLDISTGEFLTAEGNFEYVDKLLGNFAPKEVLIEKSRQKEFENYFGNKYYVTKLDEWIYTEETATEKLLKHFQTNSLKGFGVQNLHNGIIASGAILQYLDLTEHTQTGHISKLSRIEGERYVWLDKFTIRNLELFHSMNEGAKTFIDIIDRTITPMGSRLLKRWVSLPLKDVQPINDRLNVADYLVNHPETGSQINGQLKQIGDLERIISKVAVNRISPREMVQLKVALGAIEPLKSMCLQTGETTLCRISEQLNPCAIIRERIAKEIQADPPNLVVKGNVIASGVSQELDELREICHSGKDYLLHLQEREIKKTGIASLKVAYNNVFGYYIEVRNTYKNRVPQGWIRKQTLVNAERYITEELKEYESKILGAEEKILTLEQNLFNDLVMSVTEYIPAIQLNASMIARIDCLQSFATVSTANHYVRPTVNDSEVIDIRQGRHPVIEKQLPLGEQYIPNDLLLDSNDQQIIILTGPNMSGKSALLRQTALIVLMAQIGCFVPAEAATIGVVDKIFTRVGASDNLSMGESTFMVEMTEAASILNNISPRSLILLDEIGRGTSTYDGISIAWAMVEYIHEHPGAQSKTLFATHYHELNEMEKSFPRVKNYNISIKELNDKIIFLRKLVRGGSEHSFGIHVAKIAGMPKSVVNRANEILAQLENSNGNNKALTKPVKKLASSREGYQLSIFQLDDPVLKQIRDEIVKCDINNLTPVEALNKLNDIKRLIGK